Below is a genomic region from Methanococcus vannielii SB.
GCAGCAGCAGGCGGTGCTGCATATATTATTGGCGGAAAAAAAGAAGAATTAATAGCTAAATTTAATGGTACGTACTCTTACACTACAGATACTCCTGATTTTTGGAGAAGAGAACACGAACACTACCCGAAACATGGCGGAAGATTTACTGGAGAACCTGCATACTTTAGGCACGTTTTAAGTGCTGCAAAAGGAATGATGGAAAAAATGGATACAACTACAAAAGATTATGATTACTGCGTATTTCACCAGCCAAATGGAAAATTTTATTTAAGTGCTGCAAAACAACTTGGTTTTAACGAAAATCAGTATAGATACGGATTATTAACACCATACTTGGGAAACACATATTCAGGTGCGGTGCCACTTGGACTTTCAAATATTTTGGATCATTCAAAAACAGGTGACCGCATATTTGTTGTTTCATACGGTAGTGGTGCAGGAAGCGATGCTTTTGATATCACTGTAACAGATAGGATTTCTGAAGTAATAAACAAAGCAGTAACTACTGAAGAATTGTTAAGCAGGAAAAAATACATCGATTATGCAGTTTATTTAAAATACAGGGGAAAAATTAGAATGTAACTTCACCAGGTGAATAATATGAAGGATGTAGCAATTATAGGATATGGACAAACCAAATTTGGCGAACTCTGGGAAGAATCATTTAGAAGCTTGATTGTAGAAGCAGGAACTAAAGCCATTAGTGATGCAAATGTTGACGGAAACGATATAGATGCAATGTATGTGGGTACAATGAGTGGGGGTCTTTTTGTAGGCCAAGAGCATACTGCATCACTAATTGCAGATTATGCAGGATTAAACCCTGTACCGTGTACAAGAGTAGAAGCTGCATGTGCTTCTGGAAGTTTAGCATTGAGAAGTGCATTTTTATCAATTGCAAGCGGTGCACACGATATCGTTTTAGTAGGCGGTGTTGAAAAAATGACGGATGTGCCGGATGCAACATCTGCAATTGCAACCGCATCGG
It encodes:
- a CDS encoding hydroxymethylglutaryl-CoA synthase, coding for MKEVGIVGYGSDLPKYRIKAEEIAKAWGKDAEAIKKGLVVNEKSVPGPDEDSATIAVQAARRALSRSGINPKNIGAVYVGSESHPYAVKPTSGIVAEAVCTSPEVTAADLEFACKAGTAGIQMCMGLVSSGMMDYAMAVGVDTAQGAPGDALEYTAAAGGAAYIIGGKKEELIAKFNGTYSYTTDTPDFWRREHEHYPKHGGRFTGEPAYFRHVLSAAKGMMEKMDTTTKDYDYCVFHQPNGKFYLSAAKQLGFNENQYRYGLLTPYLGNTYSGAVPLGLSNILDHSKTGDRIFVVSYGSGAGSDAFDITVTDRISEVINKAVTTEELLSRKKYIDYAVYLKYRGKIRM